From the Nodularia sphaerocarpa UHCC 0038 genome, the window TTGGATGAGTTAGAGTCTCTTTGGCAGCAGGCAAAAGCGCAAATTGCCAAGGAGCAGTGATAGTTTTATAATTTGATTGTAACAGTCTTAATTTCGGTGTATTGTTGCAGTCCATATTCGCCGAGTTCTCTACCCATACCGGACTGTTTGAAGCCGCCAAAGGGTGCTGCTGCATCGAATACGTCGTAACAATTTACCCAGACTGTACCCGCCCGGACGTTGTTAGCGATCGCATAAGCTTTGCTAATATCTTGTGTCCATACGGCGGCGGCGAGTCCGTACATGGTATTATTGGCACGGTGAATGACTTCATCCAGGTCTTGGAATTTGATGATACTCATGACTGGACCAAAGATTTCTTCTTGGGCGATCTGCATATCATCGCGGACATCAGCAAATACTGTGGGTGCAATAAAGAATCCGCGATCGCCTACTTGATTTCCGCCACATAGCATTTGCGCGCCTTCCCGCATCCCCGAATTGATGTAACTCATTACTCGGTCAAATTGGGCTTGGTCTACTTGCGGTCCTTGTTGGGTGTTGCTATCGAAGGGATTTCCGACAATGCGCTGCTGGGCTTTAGTTACACTTTTAGCTACAAATTCATCATAGCATTTTTCTTCGACAAATACCCGTGAACCTGCGCTACAGCACTGACCTTGATTGAAGAATAAGGCATCATGGGAACCTGCGATCGCCGCATCCAAATCAGCATCTGCAAACACGATATTCGGACTTTTACCGCCCAATTCCAAAGTGATGCGTTTCAGGTTGCTTTTAGCAGCAGCTTCCATAATTAGATGTCCGACTTCAGTGGAACCAGTAAAAGCCACTTTGTCAATATCTCTATGACGAGCGATCGCCGCCCCGGCTGTGGGACCGTATCCTGATAATAGATTCACCACACCAGGGGGAAAACCAGCTTCAATTATTAACTCACCCACCCGCAATGCAGATAAAGGAGTTTGTTCGGCGGTTTTCATCACCACAGTGTTACCCGTAGCCAAAGCTGGGGCTAATTTCCAAGCTTGCATTAATAGCGGGAAATTCCAAGGAATAATTTGACCCACCACCCCCACAGGTTCATGGCGCGTATAGCAAAAGTAATTCCCATTAATGGGAATGGTTTTACCCTGAACTTTATCAGCCCAGCCTGCATAGTAGCGGTAACAGGCGACAACTAACCCCAAATCACCCAAAGAATCTTGTAATGGTTTACCGTTGTCTAAAGTTTCCAGCCGCGCCAACTCATCTGTATTTTCCTCAATCAAATCTGCTAATTTATACAATAATTCACCGCGACGGGTAGCGGATATTTTGCGCCATTCGCCATTAAAAGCGTTGCGGGCTGCTTCTACTGCAAAGTCTACATCGGCTGTATCAGCTTCTGCTACTTGACATATTACCTCCCCTGTGGAAGGATTAATTGTGTCAAATCGGCGACCACTGACACTTTCTACCCATTGATTATTGATTAGCAGTTGCGTTGGTCTGATTTTCACCTGTTGTCCTGGTACTGTTGCTGTAACCATCAGGTTCTCCTTCAAAAATCCAAATTGTACTTAAAAAATACTGGGGACAAAAAAAGGGCGTTGCTGAATTTGAATATAAAATTTCAAAATCAACTCTTCTCAACTCTTACTCTCTGCGACTCTGCGACTGGTGCGTGCTACAAATTCATATTTCTACTCAGCAACGCCAAAAAAAGAGTAGGAATAGACAAAGCAGATGTAGTAAAGTTATGAAGCTACAATTTGCCCATATTTGACATTCTAGCACTGTGACGATGCCTACTACCCCAGATCCAATAATGCCAAGTGAAACCAAAA encodes:
- a CDS encoding aldehyde dehydrogenase family protein; amino-acid sequence: MVTATVPGQQVKIRPTQLLINNQWVESVSGRRFDTINPSTGEVICQVAEADTADVDFAVEAARNAFNGEWRKISATRRGELLYKLADLIEENTDELARLETLDNGKPLQDSLGDLGLVVACYRYYAGWADKVQGKTIPINGNYFCYTRHEPVGVVGQIIPWNFPLLMQAWKLAPALATGNTVVMKTAEQTPLSALRVGELIIEAGFPPGVVNLLSGYGPTAGAAIARHRDIDKVAFTGSTEVGHLIMEAAAKSNLKRITLELGGKSPNIVFADADLDAAIAGSHDALFFNQGQCCSAGSRVFVEEKCYDEFVAKSVTKAQQRIVGNPFDSNTQQGPQVDQAQFDRVMSYINSGMREGAQMLCGGNQVGDRGFFIAPTVFADVRDDMQIAQEEIFGPVMSIIKFQDLDEVIHRANNTMYGLAAAVWTQDISKAYAIANNVRAGTVWVNCYDVFDAAAPFGGFKQSGMGRELGEYGLQQYTEIKTVTIKL